From one Pedobacter faecalis genomic stretch:
- a CDS encoding HEAT repeat domain-containing protein — protein sequence MIYLGVSLIFLLGTAVTLTVFMSVYLLVRKKRRQKYGKWNHMSDLLVRKAIFFDEDDKHHIIPITTRLNELLANQRFRHHLTRKIVSASRSLSGQSFRNLQRLYIQLGLDKFALKMAESSQWHKKSHGLQQIGAMELTEHLNLVSRFTNDKNDLVRVEAQIAVLKLSGFEGLRFLDNVSYQISEWQQIRLLKELSQLPHTELKGVDHWLRSDNASVIIFALKLARNYHHFELYDDIMLCLDHPQAEVRAQAVLTLSDIYTENTSDRLVEIFPGQPVDIQLVIAKVLAKIGDREDVPALINFLATSHLGLKLALVRTLFIIGEGTDLLEQYVDTNVYPINEMVAQVKNEMK from the coding sequence ATGATCTATCTTGGTGTTTCCCTGATATTTCTGCTTGGTACTGCAGTTACATTGACGGTATTTATGAGCGTTTATCTGCTTGTCAGAAAGAAACGGCGACAGAAATACGGTAAATGGAACCACATGTCCGACCTTCTGGTTCGCAAGGCGATCTTTTTTGATGAAGATGATAAGCATCATATTATACCGATCACCACCAGGTTAAATGAGCTGTTGGCGAACCAGCGATTCAGGCATCATCTGACCAGAAAAATTGTTTCAGCCTCAAGAAGCCTTTCGGGGCAATCGTTCCGCAACCTTCAGAGGCTATACATACAGCTTGGGCTCGACAAGTTCGCGCTTAAAATGGCGGAGAGCTCGCAATGGCATAAAAAATCGCATGGTTTGCAGCAGATCGGCGCCATGGAACTCACCGAGCATCTGAATCTTGTATCCCGCTTCACCAACGATAAAAATGACCTGGTTCGAGTCGAAGCTCAGATTGCCGTACTTAAACTATCTGGTTTCGAAGGTCTTCGGTTTCTAGACAACGTATCCTACCAGATTTCCGAATGGCAGCAGATCCGCCTGCTGAAAGAACTTTCCCAATTGCCGCACACAGAGCTTAAGGGTGTTGATCATTGGCTACGATCCGACAATGCCAGTGTGATCATTTTTGCACTTAAGCTCGCCCGGAATTATCATCATTTCGAACTGTACGACGATATCATGCTATGCCTTGATCATCCCCAGGCCGAAGTGCGCGCACAGGCTGTCCTGACACTATCCGACATATACACGGAAAACACTTCCGATAGACTTGTTGAAATATTTCCCGGTCAACCCGTCGATATCCAGCTGGTCATTGCAAAGGTTCTCGCCAAAATCGGCGACAGGGAAGACGTACCTGCCCTGATAAATTTTTTGGCTACATCTCACCTCGGCCTAAAACTTGCACTTGTACGCACACTGTTCATTATTGGCGAAGGAACCGACCTCCTCGAACAATACGTAGATACGAATGTCTATCCCATCAATGAGATGGTAGCACAAGTAAAAAATGAAATGAAATGA
- a CDS encoding response regulator transcription factor, with the protein MRILIAEDDELMLKTLEFRLKKDGHDVVIARDGREALSKIDTMSPDLVISDIMMPYNSGLEIVGAVKEKLNTPIIILSAMGQEDVVLEAFKLGADDFITKPFSPNELSVRIRRLAIQVPK; encoded by the coding sequence ATGAGAATTTTGATTGCTGAAGACGATGAATTAATGCTTAAGACCCTAGAGTTCCGTTTAAAAAAGGACGGACACGACGTTGTCATTGCCAGGGACGGTCGCGAGGCCCTTTCTAAAATTGACACCATGAGTCCGGATCTTGTCATTTCAGATATCATGATGCCTTATAATTCCGGGCTCGAAATCGTAGGTGCAGTTAAAGAAAAGCTCAACACACCTATCATCATCCTCTCTGCTATGGGGCAGGAAGATGTCGTTTTAGAGGCATTTAAGCTCGGTGCAGATGATTTTATCACCAAGCCATTCAGTCCGAATGAGCTCTCCGTCCGCATCAGAAGATTGGCCATACAAGTCCCCAAATGA
- a CDS encoding DUF4142 domain-containing protein has protein sequence MKTNILNLSVALIAACAIGACSGARETAVTTTGTAPLTGAEAVTENLNTPDKPTALTSAGSQITLDTLALNFPTDQNGQISAADFVAHAALAGKKEVELGRIAQQKGQSGEVRSFGAMMVTDHTKANAELQALATSKNISKMQPDSIPVDMDIAMASKQLNALSGEQFDRVYLTTMLNDHRKAIALHELGAKSSDAQVKAYAEKHLPSLRNHMAAVEKLQ, from the coding sequence ATGAAGACTAACATATTAAACCTGTCGGTCGCCTTGATTGCTGCCTGTGCAATCGGCGCTTGTTCCGGAGCCCGGGAAACGGCAGTTACCACAACAGGTACTGCACCTTTAACCGGCGCTGAAGCTGTAACGGAAAATCTTAACACGCCGGATAAACCGACAGCCTTAACATCAGCAGGAAGCCAGATCACACTGGATACCCTTGCATTAAACTTTCCGACAGACCAAAACGGACAGATAAGCGCTGCCGATTTTGTTGCACACGCGGCGCTTGCGGGAAAGAAGGAAGTAGAGCTGGGTCGCATTGCCCAGCAAAAGGGACAAAGTGGCGAGGTTAGAAGTTTTGGTGCAATGATGGTGACAGATCATACCAAGGCGAACGCAGAACTGCAGGCCCTGGCTACATCGAAAAACATCAGCAAAATGCAGCCCGACTCTATTCCTGTAGATATGGACATCGCTATGGCATCCAAGCAGCTTAACGCACTAAGCGGCGAGCAGTTTGACCGCGTGTACCTGACGACCATGCTGAATGATCATCGTAAGGCGATTGCCCTGCATGAGCTTGGCGCTAAATCATCAGATGCGCAGGTAAAGGCCTATGCGGAAAAACACTTGCCTTCGCTTCGCAACCATATGGCTGCGGTAGAGAAACTGCAGTAG